GGCCTATGGCTATAAGTTCTCCGAACGTTTCGCGGTTCTGGCCGAGGCGGGTCTCACCAGCATCTCCGGCGACGAGATAAGCGACAAGGTGAAACGCACCCGGCCTTATCTGCGCGCCGAAGCGGAGATGAAAGCCTCGGAACGCCTCGCCTTCGGCGTCGGTTACTCGCAGGATTATGCGCTTTTTGATCCGGACGATTCCATCGCCGAATTTCACCGCCGCTGGCAGCTCGTCATGAAAAGCAGGCTCACCGAAAAAGTGGGGCTCGATCTTGCCCTGCGGCGCGTTCAGAAAGACTGGATCTACTACAATTACGACAGCAGCGAGCGCAGGCTGGTGGCAACGCTGACCTTTGATACCGGCAAGAACAGCAAGCTCGAACTGGAATTCAATCGCCTGCTGCATGGCGAGCGCGATACCGACCTTGCTTATGACGGCTCCAGCATCACATCGCGTTTCAGCGGCACCTTCTGACATCTCTCGGGAGCCGCGCGGGATCAGGTCGAAATTCGGTCCCAATTTCTGCTAGAGTCGTGCCTTCGAGATTCGAAGGCGGGACAGACCGGATAATGAACAGACGACTATTGCTCCTTGCGGCTGGCCTGACTTCCATTCCCCTGGCCGCCTCGGCCCATCCGCACATCTTTGCGGAAGCCCGCATGGAAGTTGTCGAGGGGCCGAACGGCACCATCCAGGAAGTGCGTAATATCTGGCGTTTCGACGAGATGTTCTCGGCAAGCGTGGTGATGGACTACGACAAGAACAGCGACCTTAAGCTGGACAAGGACGAACTGGCCGAAATCGGCAATACGGTCAAGGAATCGCTTGCTGAATACTCCTATTACACCTTCATCACCGCCAACGGGAAACCGGTCGAATTTGGGAAACCTGACGCCATTCATGTGGACTATAAGGATCAGCAGATCCTGATGTTCTTCTCGGTAAAGCCGACCAAGCCTCTGGCCATCAAGGGCAAGCTCAGTTTCGGCGCCTGGGATCCGACCATGTATACGGCGATCGATTTTGCCAAGGACGGCGATATCGCGACGCAGGGCAAGGATCTGAATGCCTGCAAGCACCATATCGTGCGCCCCGATCCCGACGAGGTGATCTCGCAGAACCAGAGTTCGCTCACCGACGCCTTCTTCAACGATCCGACCGGCACCGACATGACCAAGCTCTTCGCCACCCGGCTGGAGATATCATGCTGAGCCGCAGGGCAAGCCTTGCCGCCGTCGCCATCGGCCTCATCGCGGTGGCCGACGCGGCCCATGCGCAGTCCCCGCTCGGCATCGGTTCGGCCGAACCGTCTTTTTCCGTCGGTGGACCTTTTGCACCGCTGATGCAGTGGATCAACGTGCACCAGCAGATGTTCTACCGGGCGCTGACCGGCGCGCTGAAGGCCATGCGTGAGGATGGCTGGGCGCTCGGTTCGCTGATCGGCCTCTCCTTTGCTTATGGCGTGTTCCATGCCGCTGGCCCCGGCCACGGCAAGGCGGTCATCTCGTCTTATATGATCGCCAATGAAACGCAGCTGAGACGCGGCATACTGATTTCCTTCGTTTCGGCGCTCATTCAGGGTTTGATGGCCATCGGCCTTGTGGGCGCGGCATGGCTGGTGCTGCGCGGCACCTCCATCACCATGACCAAGGCGACGCAGGCGATGGAGATCGCAAGCTTCGCCATGGTGGCGTTGTTCGGCGCCTGGCTGCTGGTGCGAAAGCTCTGGTCGCTGCGTATCCGGCGCGAACCGGTTCCCGTCTTCGCCACGGCGGGCGAGACCGCCATGGCCCGAACCACCGGCATGGGCACGGGGCTGCGTTTCCAGGGCAAACCGGTTTTCGCAGATCACGACCATAACGGCACCGGCGATCTCTGCACCGCCTGCGGAAAGTCGCACGCGCCTGACCCCATGCTGTTAAAGGGCAAAAATTTCAGCCTGCACGAGGCATGGTCGGCCATCATCGCCGTCGGGCTCAGGCCCTGCTCGGGTGCGATCATCGTCATGAGCTTTGCGCTTTTGAACGGGCTTTATCTCGGCGGCGTGCTTTCCGTGCTCGCCATGTCGCTCGGCACCGCCATCACGGTATCGGCTCTCGCCATCATGGCCGTTTCCGCCAAGGGGCTTGCCGTGCGCTTCGCCGGTCCCGGCAGCCGCAAGGCCGCCGGTATCAGCCACGCGATCGAAATCGCCGGCGCGCTTTTCGTGCTGATCATGGGGCTGTTACTGCTCGGCGCGTCGCTTCAGTTCTGAAGCATTTTAGTGCTCTACCCGTCGCGGCGGCGCTGGTAACGGGCGCGCAGCCAGAACAGCAGGAAAAAACACAGCACGGCCACCGTGCCGAAGCCGGCTGCAAGCCAGGGCGAATAATCACCCAGCCACAACATGATCTTCGGCATGACGAAGAAGACGATCCCGAAGCCGATGATGATGAGGGCGGCGGCGATGGCCGGCGACCAATCCTTCTTGCCCTTGGTCGGCTTTGCAGATGTCGGCTTCTCAGGCGCTGGCATCGGTCAGCTCCG
The DNA window shown above is from Agrobacterium tumefaciens and carries:
- a CDS encoding nickel/cobalt transporter, with protein sequence MLSRRASLAAVAIGLIAVADAAHAQSPLGIGSAEPSFSVGGPFAPLMQWINVHQQMFYRALTGALKAMREDGWALGSLIGLSFAYGVFHAAGPGHGKAVISSYMIANETQLRRGILISFVSALIQGLMAIGLVGAAWLVLRGTSITMTKATQAMEIASFAMVALFGAWLLVRKLWSLRIRREPVPVFATAGETAMARTTGMGTGLRFQGKPVFADHDHNGTGDLCTACGKSHAPDPMLLKGKNFSLHEAWSAIIAVGLRPCSGAIIVMSFALLNGLYLGGVLSVLAMSLGTAITVSALAIMAVSAKGLAVRFAGPGSRKAAGISHAIEIAGALFVLIMGLLLLGASLQF
- a CDS encoding DUF1007 family protein; this encodes MNRRLLLLAAGLTSIPLAASAHPHIFAEARMEVVEGPNGTIQEVRNIWRFDEMFSASVVMDYDKNSDLKLDKDELAEIGNTVKESLAEYSYYTFITANGKPVEFGKPDAIHVDYKDQQILMFFSVKPTKPLAIKGKLSFGAWDPTMYTAIDFAKDGDIATQGKDLNACKHHIVRPDPDEVISQNQSSLTDAFFNDPTGTDMTKLFATRLEISC